The Emys orbicularis isolate rEmyOrb1 chromosome 4, rEmyOrb1.hap1, whole genome shotgun sequence genomic sequence GGGGCTCCACAAGCGGTACTTTGtgaaagagctgcatgtggctcgcaAGCCACGGTTTGGCCATCCCTGCTATAAAGTGCCAGGAATCATAGGCTGCTACATCTTATCACATAAAAGGTAAAGAACATATAAAACTAACATCTAGAGGGTATTGCAGATGCACTAATATGGCTGGGAAAACAAAGTTTAATTCTATGCTATTGTAGACAGGCTATGTACCTACTTCTTGTGTACATATCCTTTAGAAAGCGTTTAATCTGTCTACCCAGGTCAAAGCTGTTCCACCAGGATGGATTCTCAGATCTGGACCCCCGATTCAAATTTACCAGTAAGTGTAAGGTAGCAAACAGAATTTTTCTaatcaatatatttattttgatcaTAATTTAACAAATTACATAGGCACCAGAGGTTTCTTGGTAATCAGCAGGCCCTTTTCAAACAAGAAGGTAGCTAAGGAGATCTTATCATCCAAGGTATCACATGGAAGGGTCTCCACACAGACATACTTTGGATATGAAGAAAGCAGAAATTCAATACCATCTGTAAACTCAGGATCTATCTCCAAATACTTGGGCTCCTCCTTGTGGTACACTCTTGAGTTTTCTGTTGTGTAATACAGCAGCACACCATTTCCTTCATTACACAACCTAATGATGCCGTGACGGAGTAGCCGTACCTGAGTCCCTTTGTTTATTGGTATATCAGCATCACGAACATCTCCATCTTCCCACCTGGCTGGAAGACCATGTATACTCAGTGCCCTTTCATGTTCAGTTAGCATGGGAGGGAGGCAGTCGTGAAGAAACAACTTAGCTTTCTGATCCACTGCAGCATCAATTGGTGCATAGTCCACCAGTTTCTTTATCAAATTCTGTACTCTCTCTATAAAGGCACCTCGGCGAGAATCAACCACATCTGAGTTCAGGACCCCCATATATTCTAAGTAATCTATAGGGAGCCCTTGCCTGTACTCCACATCCTCCTCTATGGCCATCTGCAAGGCCGCTGGTAGGAGTTTTTCCAGCAGATCTCCCCAGGAGTTCCTCTGGTATGAAGAAAGAGTTATGTGGAGTGAGTGTGCATCAGGAAGACAGTCCCCCTGATGGATAAATCCACGGGGGAAATAAAGCAGGTCCCCAGCTTCGAGTATTGTCTCCAGAATGGGCTCTCCAATCTCCTCCTGAGCAAAGTTACAGCTCGAGAACTGGGGCAACATCTCTGTATCATCCCTAGGACCATAAACCCGCCAGTGCTTTTTCCCTTCAAGCTGGATCACAAAAGCTTCAATGTCATCGTAGTGTGGAGCAAAGCCCTGTGTGCCCGCGGGTGTCAGATATGTGTTTGCTCCAGCCATGCTCCCAAACTGCTCCTGTAGGATGGAGAGGAAGTGCCAAATGGTGGCAGAGAAGGCCTGCGGGTTCAGCATCCGCAGGGAACAGCCATTCCTGTAGAAATCCCATACGACAGCAGGCAGCGCCCTGCCAACAGGATTGTGGGTTTCCCTCGTCCCATCCACATAGCTTGTTACATCCAAGTTTACCCCAAACTGGACATCATTGTCCCGCAGGATTGCATCGAAGGTGGTCGTGGAGAAGAGTCCCTGGTAGTATGCTGGGTTGTGTCTCCGAATGAGGAGGGGTttattttcccagctctgctcaaagaactgctgtggggagatgggCGCAATCAGCCACTCAAACAGCTTGGCTGCCCGCTGCCTGCTGTGCTGGACccgacccagctcctggagaaggCCATGCAGAGAGGGGCCGGTGATGGGCTCCTGGGGCCCCGGGCAGCTGGCCCCCCTTCCTGCTCCCACCGGTGCCACCCCTGCCAGCTGCGGCCTGGGGATTTCCTGCAGCCCCGAAGTTTGGCTTTGCATGGGGTCCAAGTACCcgtctctctgcttccccttccGGCTCCTTCCCAGCTTCCCTCCTGCTGCGCCCCGGCCGGGatggggggctccgggctgctccCCTTTCCCGGGCCCTGCTGCTGCGCCCcggccggggtggggggctccgggctgctccCCTTTCCCGGGCCCCGCTGGAGCGGGACAATCCCCGGACACCCCCCTCTTGCTCTGCTTGGGCCGCTTCTTTATGCGCCTGCTCCGCAGGGAGACCGAGATCCCGGGGCCCGCCGCGGAGCGATAGACCCAGAGCGCGGAGACACGTGCGCCAGACTCCATGCTGCTGCCGCTCCCTTCGCCCTGCGCGCGCGCGCGTGCGTACCAGAAAcgtcacctccccctccccagcccgcgCCCGGGAGCCAGatctctggccccgccccccagagacTGGCCCCGCCCCCGGGGGTCCGATTGCCAGGTCCCCTGGACAAGCGGAATCCCGGGGTTTGTTTAAACGCTGCTTCAAATTGCGCGGCGTTGAGGGCTTGTTTTTCGCAGCTCCGCTTTGTGTGGGGCTTTGCCGTTTGTCCCGGCTGGGAGTGAGGCGGGGCTTCCCCCGGAAGTTTTGCTTGTTATgcgccatgcaggttccggggcggcCGAGGCGTTGGGATGTGTTTACTCAGCTTCATCAGTGATCGCCCCTGGATTGCAGGGGACGTCAGTGCTGCACACcccgcctcctcagccgccccggaacctgcatggcgcATATGAAAAGCTCCGCAATCTCCGGATGATTCTGTGTGTGTGGTTCTGAAATCTGAAGTTCAAGCAGTTACACAAACAGGTGGTGTGGCTGGTCCTTGGTCAGCCTGTGGCTGTAGGCACTGAGGGGTGCAGTCCCAACCCCTgtaagggagggggagatggaggaACCTGGCTGGCACCCAATAGTGTGATGCTGCAGCAGGGAAATAGTGTGCAGAAGTATGCCAATATTATTTTGTGACATTTTGCAATATAATTTGTCATTTTTGCACAACATTACTTGTGAATTGTGAACACTTTGTGAGTCCTTTTGTAATATTCCTGGCTGGAATTATGTCTTTATGCAGAGCCATGgagtttaaggcaagaagggatcACTagctctgtgacgggttgggtcacagaaacccctttgggactgccagctgatgtgctgggattacctctgagcccattttccctgccagtttggaacttcagtaccttgccttgtttgagccagacacgcttgcctgctgcaaacacagatccaagtctgaatcacgtcccccacaagctgcaggcttaactgaaaacagtttaagaaATGCTCccgtctccagcactcagatacccagttcccaatggggtccaaaccccaaataaatccattttaccttgtataaagcttatacagggtaaacacataaattgttcaccctctataacactgatagagagatatgcacagctgtcccccccccccccccccgtattaatacttactctgggttaataagtaaaaagtgattttattaaatacaaaaaataggatttaagtggttccaagtaataacagaacaaagtaaattaccaagcaaaataaaacaaaaacacacaagtctaagcctaatacagcaGGAagctaaatgcaggtaaatctcaccctcagagatgttccaataattATTgcaagcttctttgacagactagcctcctagtctgggtccagcaaacACTCagacccctgtagttactgtcctttgttccagtttcttttagGCATCTgaggtggagaggctatctcttgagccagctgaagacaaaatagaGGGGTTTTCCCAGGGCATATATAGTCTCTCTGGTCTTATTGGaaacccctctctctccctgtgtagaatccagctacaaaatggagttttggagtcacatgggcaagtcacatgtccatgcatgactcagttttctacaggatgttcccaggaaagctcagatgtggattggcatctatcAAGGTTCATTGTTAgccaagtactcccaattacttgaataaccccttcacactattcttgaccaaatctgccttaggtgctttcgacagcaaacactttaaatacaagcatagagccaatgctcataacttcagatataaaaatgatacatgcatacaaataggatgaatacatgcagaagaacataacctttgcaaagatatgttacatggcatatctagcataaaacatattccagttatgtcatatttacactcataacagggccggctctggcttttttgccgccccaagcaaaaaaaaaaaaaaaaaaatcggggcggccagaacagcaaagcaaaaaaaacaagaACCTGCAGCGTgtccggagccagggtgcagggggattccctgcgctgcagacgtgccccggctagtgggggggagggggagggagtggggggagagagagaagggggggcggccagggcttcagcggggcgctcgccacgcagCCCCGACCGcggcctgctgggagggctccgtgccgctccggtcggcggggagggaaggacgcgggctgccctgccgggcttgctacagacctggtaCCGGTTGGGGcagacggagtgcgcagcccgctcccagcagggcgctcccctcctcctccacgccgccgccccctacagggcagccagatcggcgaacaaaaaaaaaaaaaagcgtccgtGCCGCCCTAAGATTGGGTGGAATgctgccccgtagaatctgccgccccaagcacgagcttgctcggctggtgcctggatccggccctgactcataagcatatttctataaagcattatggggtgcaacgtcacaagcTCATCTAGTCttacctgtatatcacaggccagccAGCAAGCCAGTAACCAGAACCAGACCAAAGTATTAAAGTCCTCAGGAAACTAAATTATTgtctgccacaggcagagaacaggagggaccaagaTGCatcaatgcctgaggcccctgcaatggcagggaattaatATATGAGATAATCCTACCAAGTGACCTGTGCctaatgctgcagaggaaagtgattaGTTGAAAATGATCAGCCTATGAGGCATGATTAATCCCACTTACACTCATGGGCTGGGACAATAATCCACAAATGCCGTGTTTAGAGTCTTTCCATGAATTTTACTGCTTTCCCTAAAATCTAAGTTTTCATTGAAGAAAATTAAATTTCTAGTTGTACTAACTGTGAAGAAAACTTGCAGCCTTTAACTTGAGGCACTATTCTTCTATGATTAGAGGAAAC encodes the following:
- the RIOX1 gene encoding ribosomal oxygenase 1; the encoded protein is MESGARVSALWVYRSAAGPGISVSLRSRRIKKRPKQSKRGVSGDCPAPAGPGKGEQPGAPHPGRGAAAGPGKGEQPGAPHPGRGAAGGKLGRSRKGKQRDGYLDPMQSQTSGLQEIPRPQLAGVAPVGAGRGASCPGPQEPITGPSLHGLLQELGRVQHSRQRAAKLFEWLIAPISPQQFFEQSWENKPLLIRRHNPAYYQGLFSTTTFDAILRDNDVQFGVNLDVTSYVDGTRETHNPVGRALPAVVWDFYRNGCSLRMLNPQAFSATIWHFLSILQEQFGSMAGANTYLTPAGTQGFAPHYDDIEAFVIQLEGKKHWRVYGPRDDTEMLPQFSSCNFAQEEIGEPILETILEAGDLLYFPRGFIHQGDCLPDAHSLHITLSSYQRNSWGDLLEKLLPAALQMAIEEDVEYRQGLPIDYLEYMGVLNSDVVDSRRGAFIERVQNLIKKLVDYAPIDAAVDQKAKLFLHDCLPPMLTEHERALSIHGLPARWEDGDVRDADIPINKGTQVRLLRHGIIRLCNEGNGVLLYYTTENSRVYHKEEPKYLEIDPEFTDGIEFLLSSYPKYVCVETLPCDTLDDKISLATFLFEKGLLITKKPLVPM